A window of the Capricornis sumatraensis isolate serow.1 chromosome 9, serow.2, whole genome shotgun sequence genome harbors these coding sequences:
- the RPL18A gene encoding large ribosomal subunit protein eL20: MKASGTLREYKVVGRCLPTPKCRTPPLYRMRIFAPNHVVAKSRFWYFVSQLKKMKKSSGEIVYCGQVFEKSPLRVKNFGIWLRYDSRSGTHNMYREYRDLTTAGAVTQCYRDMGARHRARAHSIQIMKVEEIAASKCRRPAVKQFHDSKIKFPLPHRVLRRQHKPRFTTKRPNTFF, from the exons ATGAAGGCCTCAGGGACG ctTCGAGAGTATAAGGTGGTGGGGCGCTGCCTGCCGACCCCCAAATGCCGCACGCCGCCCCTCTATCGCATGAGAATTTTTGCGCCTAACCATGTTGTTGCCAAGTCCCGCTTCTGGTACTTTGTGTCTCagttgaagaagatgaagaaatCCTCGGGGGAAATCGTCTACTGTGGACAG GTGTTCGAGAAATCTCCCCTGCGAGTGAAGAACTTCGGCATCTGGCTGCGCTATGACTCCCGCAGCGGCACCCACAACATGTACCGCGAGTACCGGGATCTGACCACCGCCGGCGCCGTCACCCAGTGCT ACCGAGACATGGGCGCCCGGCACCGAGCCCGGGCCCACTCAATCCAGATCATGAAGGTGGAGGAGATCGCAGCCAGCAAGTGCCGCCGACCAGCGGTCAAGCAGTTCCAC GACTCCAAGATCAAGTTCCCACTGCCCCACCGGGTCCTCCGTCGCCAGCACAAGCCACGCTTCACCACCAAGAGGCCCAACACCTTCTTTTAG